A single window of Ovis aries strain OAR_USU_Benz2616 breed Rambouillet chromosome 24, ARS-UI_Ramb_v3.0, whole genome shotgun sequence DNA harbors:
- the LOC114110626 gene encoding immortalization up-regulated protein-like produces the protein MEFDLSAAVESTSKKPQGAGKVGDPKHSPTKVQSGSADNLKHHHGHGHGQGSASDSSSSSSDSEDEAKPGSEPHRSASGQVKKPKVKKEKKEEEGKKKASH, from the coding sequence ATGGAGTTCGACCTGTCAGCAGCCGTGGAGTCCACCTCCAAGAAGCCCCAAGGGGCAGGCAAGGTGGGAGACCCCAAGCACAGCCCCACCAAAGTTCAGAGCGGGTCAGCTGATAACCTTAAGCATCACCACGGCCATGGTCACGGCCAAGGGAGCGCCTCAGATTCCAGCAGCAGCTCCAGTGATTCGGAAGATGAGGCGAAGCCTGGCTCGGAGCCACACAGGAGCGCCTCAGGCCAGGTCAAGAAGCccaaggtgaaaaaggagaagaaggaggaggaagggaagaagaaggcTTCCCACTGA